In Trichocoleus desertorum NBK24, the following are encoded in one genomic region:
- a CDS encoding acetolactate synthase large subunit → MNTAELLVKCLENEGVRYVFGLPGEENLHMLEALSHSSIQFITTRHEQGAAFMADVYGRLTGQAGVCLSTLGPGATNLMTGVADANLDRAPLVAITGQVGTDRMHIESHQYLDLVAMFAPVTKWNAQIVRPSNTPEIVRKAFKIAESEKPGAVHIDLPENIAAMTAPGQPLSKCSMEKVYASFHSIEQAAAAISAAKNPIILVGNGTIRAHASEALTKFATELNIPVANTFMGKGVIPYTHPLALWSVGLQLRDYISCGFDRADLVIAIGYDLIEYSPKKWNPNGTIPIVHIGQTTAEVDSSYMPIADVVGDISDSLEEILKRSNRQGQPEPYALSLRAEIQADYEQYAKDDAFPIKPQKIVYDLRQIMGPEDVVISDVGAHKMWMARHYHCDRPNTCIISNGFAAMGIAIPGAIAAKLVHPDRKVVAVTGDGGFMMNCQELETALRVGTAFVTIIFNDGGYGLIEWKQQNYYGHSAFVKFTNPDFVKLAESMGLKGYRIESATDLIPTLKTALAQDVPAVIDCPVDYSENLRFTQKAGDLSCAM, encoded by the coding sequence ATCAACACCGCCGAACTGTTGGTTAAATGCCTCGAAAACGAAGGTGTTCGCTACGTGTTTGGCCTCCCCGGTGAAGAAAACCTCCACATGTTGGAAGCCTTAAGCCACTCTTCGATTCAGTTCATCACCACGCGGCATGAGCAGGGCGCTGCTTTTATGGCAGATGTGTATGGTCGCTTAACGGGACAAGCGGGCGTTTGCCTTTCCACCCTCGGCCCTGGGGCCACCAACTTAATGACTGGCGTGGCCGATGCTAATTTGGATCGCGCTCCGCTAGTTGCCATCACTGGGCAAGTGGGCACCGATCGCATGCACATTGAGTCGCACCAGTATCTCGACTTGGTGGCTATGTTTGCGCCCGTGACCAAGTGGAACGCCCAAATTGTTCGCCCTAGCAATACTCCAGAAATCGTTCGCAAAGCTTTCAAGATCGCGGAAAGTGAGAAACCGGGTGCTGTTCACATCGATCTACCAGAAAATATTGCTGCGATGACGGCCCCAGGCCAACCCCTGTCGAAGTGCTCGATGGAAAAAGTTTACGCTTCATTCCACAGCATTGAGCAAGCCGCTGCCGCCATTTCTGCCGCCAAGAATCCCATTATTCTGGTCGGGAATGGCACGATTCGAGCCCACGCGAGTGAAGCGTTAACCAAGTTTGCCACTGAACTCAATATTCCTGTGGCTAATACCTTCATGGGCAAAGGGGTGATTCCTTACACGCATCCTTTAGCTCTGTGGTCAGTGGGGTTACAACTGCGCGACTACATTAGTTGTGGATTCGATCGCGCTGATTTGGTGATTGCGATCGGTTACGACTTAATTGAGTATTCACCCAAGAAATGGAACCCCAACGGCACGATTCCAATTGTGCATATTGGACAAACCACCGCAGAAGTTGATAGCAGTTACATGCCGATTGCTGATGTGGTCGGGGATATTTCTGACTCTCTTGAAGAAATCCTGAAGCGCTCTAACCGCCAAGGTCAACCAGAGCCTTATGCGCTCAGCTTACGAGCAGAGATCCAGGCAGACTATGAACAATACGCCAAGGATGATGCTTTTCCGATCAAGCCGCAGAAAATAGTCTACGATTTGCGGCAAATCATGGGGCCAGAGGACGTTGTGATCTCCGATGTGGGCGCACACAAAATGTGGATGGCACGTCACTACCACTGCGATCGCCCCAATACCTGCATTATCTCTAACGGGTTTGCCGCAATGGGCATTGCCATTCCAGGCGCGATCGCGGCTAAGCTCGTGCATCCAGACCGGAAGGTAGTAGCGGTGACTGGAGACGGCGGCTTTATGATGAACTGCCAAGAGCTAGAAACCGCGCTGCGAGTCGGCACTGCTTTTGTCACGATTATCTTTAATGATGGTGGCTACGGCTTGATCGAATGGAAGCAACAAAACTATTACGGCCATTCTGCCTTTGTGAAGTTCACCAATCCTGACTTTGTCAAGCTAGCTGAAAGTATGGGCTTAAAAGGGTATCGAATTGAATCTGCAACCGATTTAATTCCAACCTTAAAAACTGCCCTAGCTCAGGATGTGCCAGCAGTAATTGATTGCCCAGTCGATTACAGCGAAAATCTGCGCTTTACCCAAAAAGCCGGAGATCTAAGTTGTGCGATGTAG
- a CDS encoding FHA domain-containing protein has translation MYEITLAWTEGEQAETKTLHPWQATKQSGAIRIGRDPDRCDWVLAHPTVSGLHVEIIFQPQQHQFYLRNLRAQNPPFVDGSRLEQGEVVLQVGRKIRLGELELYVTAIAPIKTTVLLSPQLLSPQLPSLIPTFSGPLVPTAPPALSTYGLQCPKCHQTSPYEHLQSGCPWCGTSLAAAASVILSPR, from the coding sequence ATGTATGAAATCACATTAGCTTGGACAGAAGGGGAGCAAGCAGAAACTAAAACGCTGCATCCCTGGCAGGCCACGAAACAATCCGGAGCCATTCGCATTGGTCGCGATCCAGATCGCTGTGATTGGGTACTGGCGCATCCCACCGTTTCCGGGTTGCACGTCGAGATCATTTTTCAGCCACAGCAACACCAGTTTTATCTCCGCAATCTTCGTGCCCAGAACCCACCCTTTGTAGACGGCTCCCGCTTAGAGCAAGGGGAAGTGGTGCTGCAAGTGGGTCGCAAGATTCGGTTAGGTGAATTAGAGCTGTACGTGACCGCGATCGCTCCCATCAAAACTACAGTACTTTTATCTCCTCAGCTTCTATCCCCACAGCTTCCTAGCCTGATTCCTACCTTCTCTGGTCCCCTAGTTCCCACTGCTCCGCCCGCTCTCTCAACCTATGGCCTTCAGTGTCCTAAGTGTCATCAGACCTCACCCTACGAGCACCTCCAGTCAGGTTGCCCTTGGTGTGGGACTTCCTTAGCAGCGGCAGCCAGTGTCATACTGTCGCCAAGATAA
- a CDS encoding NAD-dependent succinate-semialdehyde dehydrogenase gives MGLATINPATGETLKTFEPLTDVELEAKLHQADRTFQEYRKTAIAQRAEWMQAAAQILETNKEHFGKIMTLEMGKTLKSAIAEVEKCAWVCRYYAENAAEFLADVPAQTDASQSFVRYQPIGAVLAVMPWNFPFWQVFRFAAPALMVGNVGLLKHASNVPQCALAIQDVFDKAGFPPGAFQTLLIGSDRVAALVADDRVKAAALTGSEHAGASLASACGKQIKKTVLELGGSDPFIVLESADLEAAVTTAVTARLLNNGQSCIAGKRFIIAEAIADEFERRLVEKYQALKVGDPMELDTDIGPLATPDILQDLDHQVQACLEKGARAPVGGHPIKERPGNFYAPTILTDFPPGTPADQEEFFGPVALLFRVKDIDEAIRLANSTSFGLGASAWTQVADEANRLIEELDAGAVFINGLVKSDPRLPFGGIKRSGYGRELGIQGIHEFVNIKTVWVK, from the coding sequence ATGGGACTCGCAACGATTAACCCAGCCACAGGAGAAACGCTTAAGACATTTGAACCCCTTACAGATGTAGAACTAGAAGCCAAACTTCATCAAGCAGACCGAACCTTTCAGGAATATCGAAAAACTGCGATCGCTCAACGGGCGGAGTGGATGCAAGCCGCCGCTCAGATTTTGGAGACGAATAAAGAGCATTTTGGCAAAATCATGACCCTGGAAATGGGCAAAACTCTCAAGTCAGCGATCGCTGAGGTCGAGAAGTGTGCCTGGGTCTGTCGCTACTACGCGGAAAACGCCGCAGAATTTTTGGCAGATGTCCCCGCTCAAACGGATGCTAGCCAAAGCTTTGTGCGCTACCAGCCCATTGGGGCAGTGCTCGCGGTGATGCCGTGGAATTTTCCCTTCTGGCAGGTCTTTCGCTTTGCAGCTCCAGCGCTAATGGTAGGCAATGTTGGCTTGCTAAAACATGCCTCAAACGTACCGCAGTGCGCCTTAGCCATCCAAGACGTTTTTGACAAAGCGGGTTTTCCACCTGGAGCGTTCCAAACGCTACTGATCGGCTCCGATCGCGTTGCGGCGCTTGTGGCAGACGATCGCGTTAAAGCCGCCGCCCTAACGGGGAGCGAACATGCTGGGGCTAGCCTCGCCTCTGCTTGTGGCAAGCAAATCAAAAAAACGGTATTGGAACTGGGCGGCAGTGACCCCTTTATTGTCTTAGAGAGCGCTGATTTAGAGGCTGCTGTCACCACCGCTGTAACTGCGCGCCTGCTAAATAACGGTCAATCTTGCATTGCTGGCAAACGCTTTATTATTGCTGAGGCGATCGCCGATGAGTTTGAGCGCCGCTTAGTTGAGAAGTATCAAGCGCTGAAAGTGGGCGATCCAATGGAACTCGACACCGATATTGGCCCCTTGGCTACCCCCGACATTCTGCAAGACTTAGACCATCAGGTGCAGGCTTGTCTAGAAAAAGGTGCAAGAGCCCCAGTCGGTGGGCATCCTATAAAAGAGCGCCCTGGCAACTTTTACGCCCCAACCATTCTCACCGATTTTCCGCCCGGTACCCCTGCTGACCAAGAAGAATTTTTTGGTCCGGTGGCCCTACTCTTTCGGGTGAAAGATATCGATGAGGCCATTCGCCTCGCTAATAGCACTTCTTTTGGCTTGGGAGCCAGTGCTTGGACCCAAGTAGCCGACGAAGCCAACCGCCTGATCGAAGAACTAGACGCGGGTGCTGTGTTTATTAACGGACTAGTCAAATCCGATCCGCGCTTGCCTTTTGGCGGTATCAAGCGATCGGGATATGGGCGAGAGTTGGGCATTCAGGGCATTCACGAATTCGTCAATATCAAAACCGTTTGGGTGAAATGA